One stretch of Daphnia pulicaria isolate SC F1-1A chromosome 6, SC_F0-13Bv2, whole genome shotgun sequence DNA includes these proteins:
- the LOC124344445 gene encoding serine/threonine-protein kinase/endoribonuclease IRE1-like, whose translation MDVKVEIKSEPAEEVVVAAQPEADWFVDVSPKGVLGRNATGTSWVFRGTYKNQQVAIKRVGIDELKTKEEVFIISQVEHKNVVKLLHVEENNLFKFFMLELCAASLQGFFDQDYTGHMPTDVEVLCQLSSGLDYIHSKGFIYRKVKPENMLISLTTPVVMKWAEFGLNQMSDSSTESSSSESLCWMSPEVLSSGDGTSADSKESDIFSAGCVYFYYFTRAHPFGKKSVVKKNVMEGNPISAESIKLNFFNVLIVDVIIF comes from the exons ATGGACGTAAAG GTTGAAATTAAATCGGAACCAGCCGAGGAGGTGGTAGTGGCGGCACAGCCGGAAGCGGATTGGTTCGTTGATGTTTCACCAAAAGGTGTGCTCGGTAGAAATGCCACCGGCACTTCGTGGGTCTTTCGCGGAACTTACAAAAACCAACAAGTCGCCATCAAACGAGTGGGAATCGACGAATTAAAGACGAAGGAAGAGGTTTTCATCATCAGCCAAGTTGAGCacaaaaatgtcgtcaaactGCTTCACGTGGAAGAAAACAACTTGTTCAA GTTTTTCATGTTGGAACTGTGCGCTGCTTCTCTACAAGGATTTTTCGATCAAGACTACACTGGCCATATGCCGACAGACGTTGAAGTTCTCTGCCAATTGTCCAGTGGACTTGATTACATCCATTCCAAGGGGTTCATCTATCGCAAAGTCAAGCCGGAGAACATGTTGATATCGTTGACGACCCCAGTCGTTATGAAATGGGCCGAATTTGGTCTCAACCAAATGTCCGATTCGTCAACTGAGAGTTCGAGCAGTGAATCTCTGTGCTGGATGTCACCGGAAGTTCTCTCCAGTGGAGACGGAACTAGCGCGGATTCGAAAGAAAGCGACATTTTTTCAGCtggatgtgtttatttttattattttacgcGTGCTCATCCATTTGGGAAAAAATCGGTCGTCAAGAAGAACGTCATGGAGGGCAACCCCATCAGCGCTGAAAGTATAAAACTGAATTTCTTTAACGTCCTTATTGTTGATGTAATcatattttaa
- the LOC124343754 gene encoding serine/threonine-protein kinase/endoribonuclease IRE1-like: MGEEMVVLNDQKISFCRKDIIGRGGNAVVFRGSFSGQDVAVKRIQLIDANYELNSRELLNLRQLKHGNIVEFIHVEDNDDFRFIVFELCYANLREYCKPVYTGQVLSDESDQLKVMLQLTQALEYIHSKDIIHRDIKPENILVSNKDSVKMKWADFGHSKLTNERGSTSMSGRRGTKAWLAKEIIPFFNRDELGGRCSKNSDIFAAGCVFFYFLTRGIHPYGEENRLIEQNILSENIENKNELNDGHAAKKTVIQMMEDRLDLAKVIECFNASLS, encoded by the exons ATGGGGGAAGAAATGGTGGTCCTCAACGATCAGAAAATCAGTTTCTGCCGAAAGGATATCATAGGTAGAGGTGGTAATGCAGTGGTTTTCCGTGGCAGTTTTTCAGGGCAAGATGTGGCTGTGAAGCGGATTCAACTGATTGACGCCAACTACGAATTAAATTCGAGAGAGTTGCTCAATTTGCGCCAACTCAAGCATGGCAATATTGTCGAGTTTATCCATGTCGAGGATAACGACGATTTCAG ATTTATTGTTTTCGAGCTCTGTTATGCAAATCTCCGCGAATACTGCAAACCTGTTTACACAGGTCAAGTGCTGTCCGATGAGTCAGATCAGTTAAAGGTCATGTTACAACTTACCCAAGCTCTCGAGTACATTCATTCAAAGGACATCATCCATCGTGACATCAAGCcagaaaatattttggtttccaACAAGGATTCTGTCAAGATGAAATGGGCTGATTTTGGACACAGCAAACTGACCAACGAGCGCGGCTCTACCTCAATGAGCGGGCGCCGTGGAACGAAAGCTTGGTTGGCAAAGGAGATCATTCCATTCTTTAACAGGGATGAATTAGGAGGGCGGTGTTCTAAAAACAGCGATATTTTTGCGGCTGGATGCgtgtttttctactttttaacCAGAGGAATCCATCCTTATGGTGAAGAAAATCGGTTAATCGAGCAAAATATTTTAAGTGAAaacatagaaaataaaaatg AATTGAACGACGGTCATGCTGCCAAAAAAACTGTCATTCAAATGATGGAAGACCGATTGGATTTGGCGAAAGTTATCGAATGTTTCAATGCATCTCTTTCCTAG
- the LOC124343634 gene encoding mRNA-capping enzyme-like isoform X2 gives MSRKRNLDNGPGPIPQRWLHCPRKAFSTVGEKFLAFKTPLDARYDNQVDDEYTFHPEMVFSSAKNMKLKLGLWIDLTNTSRFYDKNVVEQNSCKYVKLSCKGHGETPSPETVNLFIRLCTQFISQNPTQIIGIHCTHGFNRTGFLIVSYLVQAMDWSVEAAVNEFSKARPPGIYKEDYIRELFTLYGDIDDAPPAPALPMWHCEADDDTPSKEEPEAVDDDDQAGGSTGDKKKKPRREVAQTKAIFMEGIPNVKPVTDMEITTEVQKRIKSLTGFKSSGFPGCQPVSMDRRNIQLLKNPYMVSWKADGTRYMMYIMGQGQVYFIDRDNAVFQIEGVSFFSSHDGKRHLVDTLVDGEMVIDKADGMRHPRYLIYDLVSLEGNQVLQEPFSIRYRTIMKEIIEPRVVAMKSGRIIREREPIGIRRKDFWDVPATSALLGEKFMRKLGHEPDGLVFQPIEETYTPGQCPSVLKWKPPSHNSVDFRLKIVIENRPGMLRERLGHLFVGGKNDTPFAIMKATKEMVPLDNKIIECRFEMNNGNGKWVFMRQRTDKSFPNSFNTATAVCRSISEPVTKEILEDFILNLRGMPPPPPPQRRPH, from the exons ATGAGCCGCAAAAGGAATCTTGACAATGGGCCAGGCCCGATTCCTCAACGGTGGCTGCACTGTCCTCGAAAGGCCTTTTCTACAGTCGGAGAGAAATTTTTAGCGTTTAAAACTCCACTAGATGCAAGATACGATAATCAAGTCGACGATGAATATACTTTTCACCCTGAAATGGTATTTTCATCAGCCAAGAATATGAAGTTGAAACTTGGGCTCTGGATTGATCTTACCAATACCAGCAGATTCTACGACAAGAATGTAGTAGAACAAAATTCATGTAAATATGTTAAACTCAGCTGCAAAGGACATGGTGAAACTCCCAGCCCTGAAACAGTGAACCTGTTCATCAGGTTATGCACACAATTCATCTCGCAGAATCCTACACAAATTATCGGCATCCACTGTACCCATGGCTTCAACCGAACTGGCTTTCTCATTGTTTCATACTTGGTACAGGCCATGGACTGGTCAGTGGAAGCTGCAGTCAATGAATTTTCTAAAGCAAG ACCTCCTGGAATCTACAAGGAAGACTATATCAGAGAACTATTTACTCTTTATGGTGACATAGATGACGCCCCACCTGCTCCTGCCTTGCCAATGTGGCATTGCGAGGCTGATGATGATACCCCCAGCAAAGAAGAACCAGAAGCTGTTGATG ATGATGACCAAGCCGGCGGCAGTACGGgtgacaagaagaaaaaaccacgACGAGAAGTGGCTCaaaccaaagccatattcaTGGAAGGCATCCCCAACGTCAAGCCGGTAACCGATATGGAGATTACAACCGAAGTGCAAAAAAGGATCAAAAGTCTCACGGGGTTCAAATCATCTGGATTCCCTGGTTGCCAGCCAGTTTCCATGGATAGAAGGAACATTCAACTGCTGAAAAACCCCTACATGGTGTCATGGAAAGCAGACGGCACCAG GTACATGATGTATATTATGGGACAAGGACAAGTCTACTTTATAGACAGAGACAACGCAGTGTTTCAGATCGAGGGTGTGTCGTTCTTCTCTTCGCATGATGGCAAGCGTCATTTGGTTGACACGTTAGTAGACGGTGAGATGGTCATTGATAAGGCTGACGGGATGCGCCATCCGCGCTATTTGATTTACGATCTCGTCTCTCTGGAAGGGAATCAAGTTTTGCAAGAACCTTTTTCGATCCGCTATCGTACGATCATG AAGGAAATTATTGAACCTCGAGTGGTTGCCATGAAATCGGGACGGATTATCCGAGAACGTGAGCCGATCGGCATTCGACGTAAAGATTTTTGGGATGTGCCAGCTACCTCCGCTCTTTTAGGAGAGAAGTTTATGAGAAAACTTGGGCACGAACCTGATGGTCTCGTTTTCCAACCTATAGAagag ACCTATACACCAGGTCAGTGTCCTTCCGTCTTGAAGTGGAAACCACCTTCTCACAATTCTGTTGATTTTCGACTGAAAATTGTTATCGAAAACCGTCCTGG gaTGTTGCGAGAACGTCTTGGACATTTGTTTGTCGGAGGGAAGAATGACACTCCCTTCGCGATAATGAAAGCTACCAAGGAGATGGTCCCCCTTGAcaataaaattattgaatgccgatttgaaatgaataacgGCAATGGAAAATGGGTCTTTATGAGACAACGAACGGACAAAAGCTTCCCCAACAGCTTTAATACTGCTACAG ctGTCTGTCGAAGTATCAGTGAACCGGTTACCAAGGAGATATTAGAGGACTTTATTCTAAATCTGAGGGGtatgcctcctcctcctccgccccAGCGAAGACCGCATTAG
- the LOC124343634 gene encoding mRNA-capping enzyme-like isoform X1, with translation MSRKRNLDNGPGPIPQRWLHCPRKAFSTVGEKFLAFKTPLDARYDNQVDDEYTFHPEMVFSSAKNMKLKLGLWIDLTNTSRFYDKNVVEQNSCKYVKLSCKGHGETPSPETVNLFIRLCTQFISQNPTQIIGIHCTHGFNRTGFLIVSYLVQAMDWSVEAAVNEFSKARPPGIYKEDYIRELFTLYGDIDDAPPAPALPMWHCEADDDTPSKEEPEAVDDNEDDDQAGGSTGDKKKKPRREVAQTKAIFMEGIPNVKPVTDMEITTEVQKRIKSLTGFKSSGFPGCQPVSMDRRNIQLLKNPYMVSWKADGTRYMMYIMGQGQVYFIDRDNAVFQIEGVSFFSSHDGKRHLVDTLVDGEMVIDKADGMRHPRYLIYDLVSLEGNQVLQEPFSIRYRTIMKEIIEPRVVAMKSGRIIREREPIGIRRKDFWDVPATSALLGEKFMRKLGHEPDGLVFQPIEETYTPGQCPSVLKWKPPSHNSVDFRLKIVIENRPGMLRERLGHLFVGGKNDTPFAIMKATKEMVPLDNKIIECRFEMNNGNGKWVFMRQRTDKSFPNSFNTATAVCRSISEPVTKEILEDFILNLRGMPPPPPPQRRPH, from the exons ATGAGCCGCAAAAGGAATCTTGACAATGGGCCAGGCCCGATTCCTCAACGGTGGCTGCACTGTCCTCGAAAGGCCTTTTCTACAGTCGGAGAGAAATTTTTAGCGTTTAAAACTCCACTAGATGCAAGATACGATAATCAAGTCGACGATGAATATACTTTTCACCCTGAAATGGTATTTTCATCAGCCAAGAATATGAAGTTGAAACTTGGGCTCTGGATTGATCTTACCAATACCAGCAGATTCTACGACAAGAATGTAGTAGAACAAAATTCATGTAAATATGTTAAACTCAGCTGCAAAGGACATGGTGAAACTCCCAGCCCTGAAACAGTGAACCTGTTCATCAGGTTATGCACACAATTCATCTCGCAGAATCCTACACAAATTATCGGCATCCACTGTACCCATGGCTTCAACCGAACTGGCTTTCTCATTGTTTCATACTTGGTACAGGCCATGGACTGGTCAGTGGAAGCTGCAGTCAATGAATTTTCTAAAGCAAG ACCTCCTGGAATCTACAAGGAAGACTATATCAGAGAACTATTTACTCTTTATGGTGACATAGATGACGCCCCACCTGCTCCTGCCTTGCCAATGTGGCATTGCGAGGCTGATGATGATACCCCCAGCAAAGAAGAACCAGAAGCTGTTGATG ACAACGAAGATGATGACCAAGCCGGCGGCAGTACGGgtgacaagaagaaaaaaccacgACGAGAAGTGGCTCaaaccaaagccatattcaTGGAAGGCATCCCCAACGTCAAGCCGGTAACCGATATGGAGATTACAACCGAAGTGCAAAAAAGGATCAAAAGTCTCACGGGGTTCAAATCATCTGGATTCCCTGGTTGCCAGCCAGTTTCCATGGATAGAAGGAACATTCAACTGCTGAAAAACCCCTACATGGTGTCATGGAAAGCAGACGGCACCAG GTACATGATGTATATTATGGGACAAGGACAAGTCTACTTTATAGACAGAGACAACGCAGTGTTTCAGATCGAGGGTGTGTCGTTCTTCTCTTCGCATGATGGCAAGCGTCATTTGGTTGACACGTTAGTAGACGGTGAGATGGTCATTGATAAGGCTGACGGGATGCGCCATCCGCGCTATTTGATTTACGATCTCGTCTCTCTGGAAGGGAATCAAGTTTTGCAAGAACCTTTTTCGATCCGCTATCGTACGATCATG AAGGAAATTATTGAACCTCGAGTGGTTGCCATGAAATCGGGACGGATTATCCGAGAACGTGAGCCGATCGGCATTCGACGTAAAGATTTTTGGGATGTGCCAGCTACCTCCGCTCTTTTAGGAGAGAAGTTTATGAGAAAACTTGGGCACGAACCTGATGGTCTCGTTTTCCAACCTATAGAagag ACCTATACACCAGGTCAGTGTCCTTCCGTCTTGAAGTGGAAACCACCTTCTCACAATTCTGTTGATTTTCGACTGAAAATTGTTATCGAAAACCGTCCTGG gaTGTTGCGAGAACGTCTTGGACATTTGTTTGTCGGAGGGAAGAATGACACTCCCTTCGCGATAATGAAAGCTACCAAGGAGATGGTCCCCCTTGAcaataaaattattgaatgccgatttgaaatgaataacgGCAATGGAAAATGGGTCTTTATGAGACAACGAACGGACAAAAGCTTCCCCAACAGCTTTAATACTGCTACAG ctGTCTGTCGAAGTATCAGTGAACCGGTTACCAAGGAGATATTAGAGGACTTTATTCTAAATCTGAGGGGtatgcctcctcctcctccgccccAGCGAAGACCGCATTAG
- the LOC124343756 gene encoding beta-lactamase-like protein 2 homolog yields the protein MNILPRISQLSPRVIHILGCNPGPFTLQGTNTYLIGTGKRRILLDTGDGQVPEYFDLLQSVLKEQQATLDHILVSHWHPDHVGGVEKIQQSINKDCKVSKFHIEDRPTEFEKLTDGQEVSVEGANLKVYHTPGHSTDHIILHLKEENSLFSGDCILGEGTAVFEDLYDYMNSLKTILGLNPSKIYPGHGPSIEDPIQRIEYYIHHRNERERQILEYLSSNHGNKMSAMDIVKGIYENLDSSLYLAAERNVELHLKKLEKEGKVKKLAILWSTI from the exons ATGAACATTCTTCCGCGAATTTCTCAGCTTTCTCCCCGTGTTATTCATATTTTAG gtTGCAATCCAGGCCCTTTTACTCTCCAAGGAACTAACACATATTTGATTGGAACCGGAAAACG GAGAATACTACTTGACACAGGAGATGGACAGGTCCCAGAATACTTTGATTTGCTTCAGTCAGTATTAAAGGAGCAGCAAGCAACCTTGGATCACATTTTAGTTTCCCACTGGCATCCTGATCATGTTGGGGGTGtggaaaaaatccaacaatcaATTAACAAAG ACTGCAAAGTCTCAAAGTTTCACATTGAGGACAGACCaacagaatttgaaaaattaacagATGGACAAGAAGTTTCAGTTGAAGGAGCCAATTTAAA AGTGTACCACACACCTGGTCACAGCACTGACCACATTATCCTACATTTGAAGGAAGAGAATTCCTTATTCAGTGGGGACTGTATTTTGGGTGAAGGGACTGCCGTCTTTGAGGACCTGTACGATTACATGAACTCACTGAAAACCATACTTGGCCTTAatccaagtaaaatttatcCTGGACACGGACCGTCGATTGAG GATCCCATTCAACGAATAGAGTACTATATCCATCATCGAAACGAAAGGGAGAGGCAGATTTTAGAATACCTTTCGTCTAACCATGGGAATAAAATGTCTGCCATGGACATTGTCAAGGGTATTTATGAAAATTTAGATTCAAGCCTTTATCTTGCTGCTGAGAGGAACGTTGAGCTTCATCTTaagaaattggaaaaagaagGTAAAGTTAAGAAACTTGCGATACTGTGGAGTACAATTTGA
- the LOC124343757 gene encoding serine/threonine-protein kinase/endoribonuclease IRE1-like, whose protein sequence is MQYPHLKKAAASQILGRGGFGIVYEGEHNNAKVAIKRIELLRTEDHVRNPTEEERMMRCDHSNVLKVFAVDQDDDFKYIVLELCQSTLHDYIIRKYTGSTMPTELDALHQMACGLQHIHTVAGLVHRDISAQNVLIQSREGFQTVLKISDFGFCKPATERGSFSISKSGTGTTHFIAPELLIDNQLRGQRGTIACDVFSLGCVFYRFLTMGRHPFSTGDELTITLNIREGNHNLNGLIEDHFAREIIKEMIQLEPSKRPNITGVVDRLSA, encoded by the exons ATGCAGTATCCTCATCTTAAAAAGGCTGCTGCTTCTCAAATTTTGGGAAGAGGAGGTTTTGGAATTGTATACGAAGGAGAGCATAATAATGCAAAGGTAGCTATTAAACGGATAGAACTTTTGAGGACCGAAGACCATGTTAGAAATCCTACAGAAGAGGAAAGAATGATGCGCTGTGATCATTCCAACGTTCTGAAGGTTTTTGCTGTTGATCAAGATGACGATTTCAA gtaCATAGTACTGGAGCTCTGTCAGTCCACTCTTCATGACTACATCATTAGGAAATATACCGGATCGACGATGCCTACAGAACTAGACGCTTTGCATCAAATGGCTTGTGGTTTGCAACACATCCATACAGTAGCAGGACTCGTTCATCGAGATATATCGGCTCAAAATGTCTTGATTCAAAGTCGTGAAGGTTTCCAGACTGTGTTGAAAATATCTGATTTTGGATTCTGTAAACCGGCAACAGAACGAGGTAGTTTTTCCATAAGTAAAAGTGGAACAGGAACTACTCACTTTATTGCTCCGGAGCTGCTCATTGATAATCAACTAAGAGGTCAAAGAGGAACCATCGCCTGTGATGTATTTTCACTTGGCTGTGTTTTCTATCGTTTTCTGACAATGGGACGACATCCGTTTTCAACAGGAGACGAGCTCACAATCACTTTAAATATCCGTGAGGGAAATCATAATCTAAACG GATTAATCGAAGATCATTTTGCAAGAGAAATCATCAAAGAAATGATCCAACTAGAACCCAGCAAACGACCAAATATTACTGGTGTGGTTGATCGCCTGTCTGCTTAA
- the LOC124343762 gene encoding protein FRG1 homolog, producing MAEYAAVRSGKLKLKGHKDIKPAKKHKSKKRTHEEAIAASDKDDMIKHGGFWNVQNFSQISGALAIEFGERCYIKALDNGLFVLGPPHDEGDSPSPEEIFTAFPVGETKITLKSGYGKYLGIDKNGIVVGRSDAVSALEQFEPVFQDGKLALQAANSKFVSVSPDDDSFYAQSITAGPDEILKLRCNKDLEADIESKKKNKGPIEEKGSVEQIEINYVKQFQKFQDKKMRVNTESREVLKSAKAEGYLHEVLLDRRSKMKSDRMCK from the exons ATGGCAGAGTATGCTGCGGTTCGATCTGGAAAACTGAAACTGAAAGGGCATAAAGATATTAA GCCAGCCAAGAAGCATAAATCCAAAAAGCGCACCCATGAGGAAGCTATCGCAGCTTCAGACAAAGATGATATGATAAAGCATG GTGGCTTTTGGAATGTACAAAATTTTTCTCAGATTTCAGGGGCATTAGCAATTGAGTTTGGTGAAAGATGCTACATCAAAGCGTTGGACAATGGTTTATTTGTACTGGGGCCACCACATGATGAAG GAGATTCTCCTTCACCTGAGGAGATTTTCACAGCATTCCCTGTGGGTGAAACAAAGATAACACTTAAATCTGGGTatggaaaataccttggcATTGACAAAAATGGTATAGTTGTTGGACGATCTGATGCTGTAAGTGCGTTGGAGCAGTTCGAGCCCGTTTTTCAG GACGGTAAGCTTGCCTTACAAGCCGCCAACAGTAAATTCGTGTCGGTTTCGCCGGATGACGACAGTTTCTACGCACAGAGTATCACTGCTGGACCAGATGAAATCTTAAAA TTACGCTGCAATAAGGATTTGGAAGCAGACATTGaaagcaagaaaaagaataaaggacctattgaagaaaaaggaagtgtAGAGCAGATTGAGATAAACTACGT GaagcaatttcaaaaatttcaagacaAGAAAATGCGGGTTAATACCGAAAGCCGTGAAGTTCTCAAATCTGCCAAAGCCGAAGGGTATTTACACGAAGTCTTACTAGACAGGCGAAGCAAGATGAAATCTGATCGAATGTGCAAATGA
- the LOC124343764 gene encoding DCN1-like protein 5 gives MPRNSNNSTKRKMDLGEDVSSLFGKRSKTSSNSTVNRSRTKGAEEAPTVFNQKKCIAWFRQYSTPSSPDTIGPEGVEMFCRDLNVEPENIALLVLSWKMGAKQMGYFTLQEWLLGLTDLQCDSLAKLQAKLNYLHSLLLDSSHFKSIYRYAFDFSRDKDQRSLDIETAKAMLGLLLGRQWSLLNSFFQFLDQSRYRVLNKDQWCNVLEFSRAVDVDLKNYDVDGAWPVMLDEFVEWLKVNRGESNIQ, from the exons ATGCCTCGCAATAGCAACAACAGTACCAAGAGGAAAATGGATCTGGGCGAGGATGTAAGCTCATTGTTTGGAAAACGGTCAAAAACTAGCAGCAACAGCACTGTAAATCGCTCTAGAACTAAGGGAGCAGAAGAGGCACCCACTGTattcaaccaaaaaaaatgtattgcctGGTTTCGCCAGTACAGCACCCCAAGCTCACCAGACACTATTG GGCCTGAAGGTGTAGAAATGTTTTGCCGGGACCTGAATGTTGAGCCAGAGAACATTGCATTGCTAGTCTTGTCATGGAAAATGGGAGCTAAACAAATGGGATATTTCACATTGCAAGAATGGCTGCTTGGACTCACAGATTTACA GTGTGATTCATTAGCAAAGTTGCAAGCAAAACTCAACTACCTTCATTCTCTACTGCTTGACAGTTCCCACTTCAAATCAATCTACCGATATGCCTTTGATTTTTCCAGG GACAAGGATCAAAGAAGTTTAGACATTGAGACTGCCAAAGCAATGTTGGGATTGTTGCTTGGAAGGCAGTGGTCACTTTTGAATTCCTTCTTCCAGTTTTTAGATCAATCTCGATACCGTGTTCTGAACAAAGACCAGTGGTGCAACGTTCTTGAGTTTTCCCGCGCGGTGGATGTAGATCTGAAGAACTACGATGTTGATGGAGCTT ggCCTGTGATGCTAGACGAATTTGTAGAATGGCTCAAGGTGAACAGGGGAGAATCgaacattcaataa
- the LOC124343691 gene encoding putative neutral sphingomyelinase, whose protein sequence is MEVTALTLNCWGIAGVSKDRRTRIDAIGSHLQLGHYDFVFLQEVWVEDDFQAIVKQVGNIFPYSHYFHSGVIGGGICILSKAKIINVLFHAWSLNGYIHKIQHGDWFGGKGVGLCTVVYHGLKINLYVTHLHAEYNPASDEYCAHRVVQAFETSQFIRYTRNKADFCILGGDLNTEPENLAYRLICDHTSLKDLYLSTGKPEIEGMTSETPANSYTASESLRACPNGKRIDFVMCSSRKGLQIETIDVNIPLPPRIPNYPFSYSDHEAVCAKFRILETQSVSTNQKWSKDTSISSLKEALQVCDAALRNIANDRRNYWLAFGIFVVLLAALPFTYDGSRIVHYTLTVTHLLLTLVAVFCLIMATVWNRIERHGILAGKLAIVTRIQALEDS, encoded by the exons ATGGAGGTGACTGCTTTGACTCTCAATTGCTGGGGCATTGCCGGTGTTTCGAAAGATCGAAGAACTCGTATAGATGCCATTGGAAGTCATCTGCAATTAGGCCACtatgattttgttttcctgcAAGAGGTTTGGGTTGAAGATGACTTTCAAGCGATAGTAAAACAAGTTGGCAACATTTTCCCGTACAGCCACTACTTTCACAGTGGTGTCATTGGTGGAGGAATTTGCATTCTGTCCAAAGCGAAAATAATCAATGTTCTTTTTCACGCTTGGTCCTTGAATGGATACATTCATAAAATTCAACATGGGGATTGGTTTGGTGGCAAAGGTGTTGGTCTATGCACTGTTGTTTACCATGGCCTGAAAATCAATCTTTATGTCACCCAC CTCCATGCAGAATACAATCCGGCAAGTGACGAATACTGTGCCCATCGCGTAGTGCAAGCATTTGAAACCTCACAGTTCATCCGTTATACCCGGAACAAAGCTGACTTCTGCATCCTCGGTGGCGATTTAAACACCGAACCGGAAAATTTGGCATACAGGCTCATATGCGATCATACTTCGTTGAAAGATTTGTATCTCTCGACCGGAaaa CCGGAAATCGAAGGTATGACCAGCGAAACACCAGCCAATTCATACACAGCATCGGAAAGCTTACGGGCCTGTCCAAATGGCAAACGCATCGATTTCGTCATGTGCAGCTCGAGGAAAGGCCTTCAGATCGAGACAATCGACGTCAACATTCCACTGCCACCCCGCATTCCCAACTATCCTTTCAGTTATTCCGATCACGAAGCAGTTTGTGCTAAATTTCGAATCCTAGAAACCCAGTCCGTTTCCACCAACCAGAAATGGAGCAAAGACACGTCCATCTCGTCGTTAAAGGAAGCCTTACAGGTGTGTGACGCTGCGCTGAGGAATATTGCCAACGACAGACGCAACTATTGGCTGGCTTTCGGTATATTCGTCGTCCTTTTGGCCGCATTGCCGTTCACGTATGACGGCTCACGCATTGTCCACTACACCTTGACGGTCACCCACTTGCTGCTCACTCTAGTCGCTGTTTTTTGCCTAATTATGGCCACCGTATGGAACCGGATCGAGCGACACGGCATATTAGCTGGTAAACTTGCCATAGTCACTCGAATCCAAGCCCTCGAAGATTCCTAA